In a genomic window of Quercus lobata isolate SW786 chromosome 4, ValleyOak3.0 Primary Assembly, whole genome shotgun sequence:
- the LOC115988042 gene encoding uncharacterized protein LOC115988042 isoform X3 yields the protein MGRSTWKYQVFFLFSLILHSQLPFPSSLSSSLSSMQPCSALLLFSLLPSSLFNLPNLSTLGLGNNQLVGPLPSHLIVIVGVGGPKFPPSWMGGTYYYHILKQSLGADSHYLLGRFHVK from the exons ATGGGGCGTTCAACTTGGAAGTATCAagtcttctttttgttctctttgatCTTGCACTCTCAACTTCCCTTTCCatcatctctctcttcttccctGTCTTCAATGCAACCATGCTCTGCTCTACTCCTTTTTA GTCTGTTGCCATCATCACTATTTAACTTGCCGAATCTCTCAACTTTAGGCCTTGGGAACAATCAACTTGTTGGTCCCCTTCCTAGTCAC TTAATTGTGATAGTTGGTGTTGGAGGCCCAAAATTTCCTCCATCTTGGATGGGAG GAACATATTACTACCACATCTTGAAGCAGAGTTTGGGTGCAGATTCACACTACCTTCTAGGAAGATTTCATGTTAAATaa
- the LOC115988042 gene encoding uncharacterized protein LOC115988042 isoform X2, giving the protein MGRSTWKYQVFFLFSLILHSQLPFPSSLSSSLSSMQPCSALLLFSLLPSSLFNLPNLSTLGLGNNQLVGPLPSHLIVIVGVGGPKFPPSWMGEGYELIISNFMAYCELKMGSLNECAQMYNIQRHLSI; this is encoded by the exons ATGGGGCGTTCAACTTGGAAGTATCAagtcttctttttgttctctttgatCTTGCACTCTCAACTTCCCTTTCCatcatctctctcttcttccctGTCTTCAATGCAACCATGCTCTGCTCTACTCCTTTTTA GTCTGTTGCCATCATCACTATTTAACTTGCCGAATCTCTCAACTTTAGGCCTTGGGAACAATCAACTTGTTGGTCCCCTTCCTAGTCAC TTAATTGTGATAGTTGGTGTTGGAGGCCCAAAATTTCCTCCATCTTGGATGGGAG AAGGTTATGAGCTAATCATCTCAAACTTCATGGCATACTGTGAACTGAAGATGGGCTCTCTAAATGAATGTGCTCAAATGTATAATATCCAGAGACATTTGTCCATTTAA
- the LOC115988042 gene encoding receptor-like protein 33 isoform X1: MGRSTWKYQVFFLFSLILHSQLPFPSSLSSSLSSMQPCSALLLFSLLPSSLFNLPNLSTLGLGNNQLVGPLPSHVSSLNLRVLFLSSNFLNGTLPTWLFSLPSLEVLYLGDNQFVGEIGEFKYNSLMYLNLGYNKLHGSILRSVSRLVNLTELYLSSNNLSIMLGSEMFSKLKNLETLDLSNNSVSINNNAAHALPNLQYLYLAYSNISEFPIFLRLTTNLQYLDLSNNQIYGRVPRWLGDVGNNSLFYVDLRNNLLQGPFPILNSSNLQLIFFSNNNLTGEIPSLICDAIYLQVLDLSHNNLSGMIPKCLVNSTTLSVLDLRMNSIHGNIPAIFAKGNNFRHINLNGNQLEGPLPQSLVNCIDLEVLDLGNNKINGAFPYWLGGLQKLQVLVIRSNRFQGRIGNPKTKFLFPNLQIIDISNNQFNGPLPVTYFEYLKAMMNVDESGVASKYMGENYYQDSLNIIVKGQYIAMERVLTILTSIDFSNNSFRGEMSKIIGRLKSLKGLNFSHNNLIGHIPPSIGNLTNLEWLDLSFNKLSGEIPSQLANLTSLEVLKLSHNQLTGHIPLGNQFNTFNNDSYTENLGLCGFPLSRTCDNHEAKQPPPPTLQQDENLGHENGFCWQAISIGYACGAIFGMFMGYLMFKIGKPKCLVRMVKLEKHIMPRRLKKNAHKRGGRR; the protein is encoded by the exons ATGGGGCGTTCAACTTGGAAGTATCAagtcttctttttgttctctttgatCTTGCACTCTCAACTTCCCTTTCCatcatctctctcttcttccctGTCTTCAATGCAACCATGCTCTGCTCTACTCCTTTTTA GTCTGTTGCCATCATCACTATTTAACTTGCCGAATCTCTCAACTTTAGGCCTTGGGAACAATCAACTTGTTGGTCCCCTTCCTAGTCACGTAAGTAGTTTGAATCTAAGAGTTCTctttttaagttcaaatttcCTAAATGGAACATTGCCAACTTGGTTATTCAGTTTGCCATCTTTGGAGGTTTTATATCTTGGTGATAATCAATTCGTTGGTGAGATTGGTGAATTCAAGTACAATTCATTGATGTATCTTAATTTGGGTTATAATAAGCTACATGGCTCTATACTTAGGTCAGTATCTAGACTTGTGAATCTTACTGAGCTATATCTCTCATCAAATAACTTGAGTATTATGTTGGGGTCTGAAATGTTTTCAAAGCTCAAAAATCTCGAGACTCTTGATTTGTCAAATAACTCAGTTAGCATCAATAATAATGCTGCCCATGCCCTGCCCAATCTTCAATATTTGTACTTGGCTTACTCCAATATTAGTGAATTCCCAATTTTCTTAAGACTGACAACAAATTTACAATACTTAGACCTTTCCAATAACCAAATTTATGGTCGAGTTCCAAGATGGTTGGGGGATGTGGGgaataattcattattttatgttgatCTTCGTAACAACTTGCTACAAGGACCATTTCCCATTCTAAATTCTTCCAATCTGCAACTTATCTTTTTCTCCAATAACAATTTAACGGGAGAAATCCCTTCTTTAATTTGCGATGCAATTTACCTTCAAGTTTTAGACTTGTCTCATAACAACTTAAGTGGCATGATTCCTAAATGTTTGGTAAACTCTACTACCCTCTCAGTGTTGGATTTGCGAATGAATAGCATTCATGGTAACATCCCTGCAATATTTGCCAAAGGAAATAATTTTAGGCATATTAACCTTAATGGCAATCAACTGGAAGGGCCATTGCCTCAATCTTTGGTCAATTGTATAGACTTGGAAGTTCTAGATCTTggaaacaataaaataaatggagCCTTCCCTTATTGGTTGGGAGGTCTTCAGAAATTGCAAGTTCTTGTCATAAGATCAAACAGATTTCAAGGTCGTATAGGCAATCCTAAAACCAAATTTCTTTTCCCAAATTTGCAAATCATAGATATCTCTAACAATCAGTTTAATGGTCCTTTGCCAGTaacatattttgaatatttgaaaGCCATGATGAATGTGGATGAAAGTGGAGTTGCATCGAAATATATGGGAGAAAATTATTATCAAGATTCATTGAATATCATAGTGAAAGGGCAGTATATTGCGATGGAGAGAGTCCTAACCATCTTAACAAGcattgatttttcaaacaatagtTTCAGAGGAGAGATGTCAAAGATAATTGGAAGGCTTAAATCACTCAAGGGGCTTAACTTTTCTCACAATAACCTTATAGGTCATATTCCACCATCAATTGGAAATTTGACCAATCTTGAATGGTTAGATCTCTCTTTCAACAAGCTCAGTGGGGAGATTCCTAGTCAATTGGCAAATCTAACGTCACTTGAAGTCTTAAAGCTATCACATAACCAACTCACAGGACACATACCTTTAGGAAATCAATTCAATACATTCAACAATGATTCGTACACCGAAAACTTGGGATTGTGTGGATTTCCATTGTCAAGAACATGCGACAACCACGAGGCaaagcaaccaccaccacctaCCTTGCAACAAGATGAAAATTTAGGGCAtgaaaatgggttttgttggCAAGCTATATCCATAGGATACGCATGTGGAGCAATATTCGGAATGTTTATGGGATATCTTATGTTCAAAATTGGAAAACCAAAGTGCCTTGTGAGGATGGTCAAATTAGAGAAACATATCATGCCCAGAAGATTGAAGAAGAATGCCCACAAGCGTGGTGGAAGAAGATAA